One genomic region from Nostoc sphaeroides encodes:
- a CDS encoding pentapeptide repeat-containing protein — translation MKRIFLTAAAILSTLSLAAPLSVKAENSAPVRRLLETRECFGCNLTGANLKGAHLIGVDLRNANLKGANLEGANLEGADLTGANLKSANLTKAFVSDTMLNNANLTNVNLSNSRLYNSDVDGAVMANIDLSGADVFNTAISIGGEY, via the coding sequence ATGAAACGAATTTTTTTGACGGCAGCAGCCATACTCAGCACGCTATCTTTAGCTGCTCCCCTTTCCGTCAAAGCAGAAAACTCCGCCCCTGTCCGGCGCTTGCTGGAAACTAGAGAATGTTTTGGATGTAATTTAACAGGAGCAAATCTCAAAGGCGCTCACTTGATAGGTGTTGACCTCAGAAATGCAAATTTAAAAGGGGCTAATCTCGAAGGTGCTAACTTAGAAGGTGCTGATTTAACTGGTGCAAATTTGAAGTCTGCTAATCTCACAAAAGCATTCGTCAGTGATACTATGTTAAATAATGCCAATCTCACCAACGTTAATTTGAGTAATTCCCGCTTATATAATAGTGACGTAGATGGCGCTGTTATGGCTAATATTGATTTAAGCGGTGCTGATGTATTTAACACTGCCATTAGCATTGGTGGTGAATACTAA
- a CDS encoding pentapeptide repeat-containing protein, with amino-acid sequence MDANELLKRYENGETKFFEANLNGVNLFGADLIGITLNKADLRNAILIFSYLNRGILNQANLVCTKLSGANLNQASLISANLHDANLHGATLQGADLRNANLTLAYMLDSNLMNADLRGANLSGANLTGACLRGANLREEKRMYSASLRGANLHKADLRGADLTGVDLSKVDLSGANLSEATLRYADLSDANLSEAILYNASLADTNIGGANLKGANLMNARLQRSNLIDAELTGVNLYGAIMADAKLTRCQMSGVNLSFARLNRVDLSRANLRGANLTEADLVDAYLARTNLTGANLTKANLIRAEMSSTNLTGADLRGAVMPDGTIND; translated from the coding sequence ATGGATGCCAATGAACTTCTTAAGCGATATGAAAATGGAGAAACAAAATTTTTTGAAGCAAACTTAAATGGCGTAAATTTGTTTGGTGCAGACTTGATTGGTATAACTTTAAATAAAGCAGATTTGCGTAATGCAATCCTAATTTTTAGCTATCTAAATCGGGGAATCCTGAATCAGGCAAATCTAGTTTGCACAAAGCTAAGTGGCGCGAACCTAAATCAGGCAAGTTTAATCAGTGCCAACTTGCATGATGCTAATTTACATGGTGCAACTTTGCAGGGTGCTGATTTGCGTAATGCCAATTTAACTTTGGCTTATATGCTAGATAGTAACTTGATGAATGCCGATTTGCGTGGTGCAAATTTGAGTGGTGCAAATTTAACTGGTGCGTGCCTGCGTGGTGCTAACCTGCGAGAAGAAAAGAGAATGTACTCTGCTAGTCTACGGGGTGCTAACCTCCATAAAGCTGACCTGCGGGGCGCTGATTTAACTGGTGTAGACTTATCTAAAGTTGATTTGAGTGGTGCTAACTTGAGTGAGGCAACGCTACGTTATGCCGATTTGAGTGATGCCAACCTGAGTGAAGCGATTTTGTATAATGCATCTCTGGCAGATACTAACATCGGGGGTGCTAATTTGAAAGGTGCTAACCTGATGAATGCTAGACTGCAACGGTCAAATCTCATTGATGCCGAACTTACAGGTGTTAACTTGTACGGTGCAATTATGGCAGATGCTAAACTGACTAGATGCCAGATGAGTGGAGTAAACCTGAGTTTTGCAAGGCTAAATAGAGTTGATTTAAGTCGGGCTAACCTGCGTGGGGCTAACCTGACTGAAGCAGACTTGGTTGATGCCTATCTTGCTAGGACAAACTTGACTGGTGCTAATTTAACCAAGGCAAATCTAATCAGAGCAGAAATGAGTAGTACAAATCTGACTGGTGCAGATTTGCGTGGTGCGGTCATGCCTGATGGAACAATTAACGACTAA